One window of the Shewanella cyperi genome contains the following:
- the dinB gene encoding DNA polymerase IV yields the protein MKKIIHIDMDCFFAAVEMRDFPEYRDKPLAVGGASERRGVISTCNYEARRFGVRSAMATAYAMRLCPDLILVPGRMEVYKQVSQQIRAIFDRYSDLIEPLSLDEAYLDVSDCQLHQGSATLIAEAIRADILAETGLTASAGVAPVKFLAKVASDLNKPNGQYVITPAAVAGFVSGLSLGKIPGVGKVTQEKLKTLGLETCAQVQACSPAMLAQHFGKFGAVLWERAHGRDERGISPHRERKSVGVETTLAKDIHSEADCLQVMASLIPELNRRIGRSGSARRIHKLVVKLKFSDFRQTTIEQRADEPSVKLYQALLSQALTRAEGRGIRLVGIAVGLSASEACSERLTQLDLAL from the coding sequence GTGAAAAAAATCATTCATATCGACATGGACTGCTTTTTTGCGGCGGTGGAGATGCGCGACTTTCCCGAGTATCGCGACAAGCCCCTGGCCGTCGGCGGTGCCAGCGAACGCCGCGGGGTGATCAGTACCTGCAATTACGAGGCGCGCCGCTTTGGTGTGCGTTCGGCCATGGCCACAGCTTACGCCATGCGCCTGTGTCCCGACCTTATCCTGGTGCCGGGACGGATGGAGGTCTACAAGCAGGTGTCGCAGCAGATCCGTGCCATCTTTGACCGATACAGCGACCTTATTGAGCCCCTGTCGCTGGATGAAGCCTATCTGGATGTCAGCGACTGCCAGTTGCACCAGGGCTCGGCCACCCTGATAGCCGAGGCCATTCGGGCCGATATACTGGCGGAAACCGGGTTAACCGCCTCGGCCGGGGTGGCACCGGTGAAGTTTCTCGCCAAGGTGGCCTCGGATCTCAACAAACCCAACGGTCAATACGTGATAACACCGGCGGCGGTGGCCGGGTTTGTCAGTGGCCTGTCCCTTGGCAAGATCCCGGGTGTCGGCAAGGTGACCCAGGAAAAACTCAAAACCCTGGGGTTGGAAACCTGTGCCCAGGTGCAGGCCTGTTCACCGGCCATGCTGGCACAACACTTTGGCAAATTCGGCGCTGTGCTGTGGGAGCGGGCCCACGGCCGCGATGAGCGCGGCATCTCGCCCCACAGGGAGCGGAAATCCGTTGGGGTAGAGACCACGCTGGCGAAGGACATTCACAGCGAAGCCGATTGCTTGCAGGTAATGGCTTCACTGATCCCCGAACTCAATCGCCGTATAGGTCGCAGCGGCAGTGCCCGGCGTATTCACAAGCTGGTGGTCAAACTCAAGTTCAGCGATTTTCGCCAGACCACCATAGAGCAGCGTGCCGACGAGCCCTCGGTGAAGCTGTACCAGGCCCTGCTGTCCCAGGCGCTGACCCGCGCCGAAGGGCGGGGGATACGCCTGGTTGGGATAGCCGTGGGTCTGTCGGCCAGCGAAGCGTGCAGTGAGCGCCTGACCCAGTTGGATTTGGCGCTTTAA
- a CDS encoding methyl-accepting chemotaxis protein, which produces MGYIKRSLSLQLVLTLVGALAVLLTLVAALLVNRASDSTRQEVDTDISGLVQLKGNEIRSYFIAKGQVIHSIFAEPGLRNWFANYRDRGSNLDMDRQYRDIVQYFRFFSDKDSDIKSVFFGSANTFEYFDLNGRYSGDPNYYTNKRPWWQEAIDKGGLFVGDPAVDANDGSISATVKTPVYDDKGNLLGIGGMDILIDTIGKHLLGPIKYQGEGQAFLMTDDGKLVYFPGFNSAFPPGSQIDKIDGLAGDNQGFAALGRLMRQNKQGFAEVDYQGEPQRVVYTAVGGDYPQQQWHLAFMLPTSAIEAPVRAAFWDACLMAIGIMLLVGVTVWLLLIPLRRQLSALLVAMEDIARGDGDLAKRIEIEREDELGQMATAFNRFAEKVQRMLIDTRALTRDVGDGIIEARKICDLAVGAVSTQKHQIDSVATAATEMAHTSQEMAATAQRTSDFAEQAQQQARDGRKIVTEATAGIQTLSIRVTEAASVIKALRASSEQIGEVLSVIRGIAEQTNLLALNAAIEAARAGEQGRGFAVVADEVRTLASRTQDSTANIQGIIQSLQQGALQAESAMEAGVEQASVGENLTRKVEQALFDITSAIESVQQQTTDITVAIGQQAVVAEEVAQNVENVRSLSNDSHSASEDLAGTLRAFEQLTQALTKNIGQFKI; this is translated from the coding sequence ATGGGATATATCAAGCGTTCACTGAGCCTGCAGTTGGTGCTGACCCTGGTGGGGGCCCTGGCCGTGCTGCTTACTTTGGTCGCCGCCTTGCTGGTTAACCGCGCCAGCGATTCCACCCGTCAGGAAGTGGACACGGATATCAGTGGTCTGGTGCAGCTGAAAGGCAACGAGATCCGCAGTTATTTCATCGCCAAGGGACAGGTGATCCATTCGATTTTCGCCGAACCCGGGCTGCGCAACTGGTTTGCCAACTACAGGGACCGGGGCAGCAACCTGGATATGGACCGCCAATATCGCGACATAGTCCAGTATTTCCGCTTTTTCTCCGATAAGGACAGCGACATAAAATCGGTGTTCTTCGGCTCCGCCAACACCTTCGAATATTTTGATCTCAATGGCCGCTATAGCGGTGATCCCAACTATTACACCAACAAGCGCCCCTGGTGGCAGGAAGCCATAGACAAGGGCGGTTTGTTTGTGGGCGATCCGGCTGTGGATGCCAACGACGGTTCCATTTCTGCCACGGTGAAAACCCCCGTTTATGACGACAAGGGTAATTTGCTCGGTATAGGTGGCATGGACATTCTTATCGATACCATAGGCAAGCATCTGCTGGGCCCCATCAAGTATCAGGGCGAAGGCCAGGCCTTCCTGATGACAGACGATGGCAAGCTGGTGTATTTCCCCGGCTTCAACAGTGCCTTCCCTCCGGGGTCGCAGATTGACAAGATCGATGGCCTGGCCGGCGACAACCAGGGCTTTGCTGCTCTGGGACGCCTGATGCGCCAAAACAAACAGGGCTTTGCCGAAGTGGACTATCAGGGGGAGCCGCAGCGGGTGGTATATACCGCCGTCGGTGGTGACTATCCCCAGCAGCAATGGCATTTGGCCTTTATGTTGCCCACTTCTGCCATTGAAGCGCCGGTGCGGGCCGCCTTTTGGGATGCCTGCCTGATGGCCATTGGTATCATGTTGCTGGTGGGTGTGACCGTGTGGTTGCTGCTCATTCCCCTGCGTCGCCAGCTCAGCGCGCTGTTGGTAGCCATGGAGGATATCGCCCGCGGTGATGGCGATCTCGCCAAACGCATCGAGATAGAGCGTGAGGATGAACTGGGGCAAATGGCCACCGCCTTTAACCGTTTTGCCGAGAAGGTGCAGCGGATGCTGATAGATACCCGCGCCCTGACCCGGGATGTGGGTGATGGCATCATAGAGGCACGCAAGATTTGCGATCTGGCGGTGGGCGCTGTCTCGACCCAGAAACACCAGATTGATTCGGTGGCCACGGCAGCCACGGAAATGGCCCACACCAGTCAGGAAATGGCGGCCACGGCCCAGCGCACCAGCGACTTTGCCGAGCAGGCCCAGCAGCAGGCCCGCGATGGCCGTAAGATAGTGACCGAAGCCACCGCAGGTATTCAGACCCTGTCGATCCGGGTCACCGAAGCCGCCAGTGTTATCAAGGCCCTGCGCGCCAGTTCCGAGCAAATCGGTGAGGTGCTCAGCGTGATCCGCGGCATCGCCGAGCAAACCAACCTGTTGGCGCTCAATGCCGCCATTGAGGCGGCCCGTGCCGGTGAGCAGGGCCGCGGCTTTGCCGTGGTGGCGGACGAAGTGCGCACCCTGGCATCCCGCACCCAGGATTCTACCGCCAATATTCAGGGCATCATCCAAAGCCTGCAACAGGGCGCCCTGCAGGCCGAATCTGCCATGGAAGCCGGAGTGGAGCAGGCGAGCGTGGGTGAGAACCTGACCAGGAAAGTGGAGCAGGCCCTGTTTGACATCACCTCGGCCATTGAGTCGGTGCAACAGCAAACCACAGACATTACCGTGGCCATAGGCCAGCAGGCCGTGGTTGCCGAAGAGGTGGCCCAGAACGTGGAGAATGTCCGCTCCCTGTCGAACGATTCCCACAGTGCCAGTGAGGATCTGGCCGGCACCCTGAGGGCCTTTGAGCAATTGACCCAGGCCCTGACCAAGAACATAGGTCAGTTCAAGATCTGA
- the bfr gene encoding bacterioferritin, translated as MKGQPEVIAALNALLTGELSAMDQYFVHARMYEDWGLNELYERIKHESDDEREHAAKLVSRILFLEGTPDVASRDKLHIGSNVKEMLENDLAYEKKVVAHLREVIALCEQKGDYVSRELLELLLDETEDDHLYWLEKQLGLIDKVGLHNYLQSKM; from the coding sequence ATGAAAGGTCAACCCGAAGTGATTGCCGCGCTCAATGCCTTGCTCACGGGTGAGCTGTCCGCCATGGACCAGTATTTTGTTCACGCCCGCATGTACGAGGATTGGGGCCTGAATGAGCTCTATGAACGTATCAAGCATGAATCCGATGATGAGCGGGAACACGCGGCGAAATTGGTATCGCGGATCCTGTTTTTGGAGGGCACCCCGGATGTCGCCAGTCGCGATAAGTTGCACATAGGTTCCAATGTCAAAGAGATGCTGGAAAACGATCTGGCCTACGAGAAGAAGGTGGTCGCCCACCTGCGTGAGGTAATCGCCCTGTGCGAGCAGAAAGGGGATTATGTCAGCCGCGAATTATTGGAGTTGCTGTTGGATGAAACCGAAGACGATCATCTCTACTGGTTGGAGAAACAGCTGGGATTGATAGACAAAGTCGGTCTGCACAATTACCTGCAGTCCAAGATGTGA
- the bfr gene encoding bacterioferritin, whose product MKGQANVVAQLNKVLTAELTAINQYFLHARMFGNWGLEKLNGKDYKKSIQDMKHADKLIERILFLEGLPNLQQLDKLLIGEHAQEMLSCDKDQLEQELPLLRAAIALCEQERDYVSRDILEDILEDEEEHLDWLESQFDLIRMTGLQNYLQSQMDD is encoded by the coding sequence ATGAAAGGCCAAGCCAATGTTGTGGCTCAGTTAAATAAGGTACTTACCGCCGAACTGACCGCAATCAATCAATATTTTCTGCACGCACGCATGTTCGGCAACTGGGGGCTGGAAAAGCTCAACGGCAAGGATTACAAAAAGTCGATTCAGGACATGAAACATGCCGACAAGCTTATCGAACGTATTCTGTTTCTCGAAGGACTGCCAAACCTGCAGCAGCTGGATAAGCTGCTGATCGGCGAGCATGCCCAGGAAATGCTCTCCTGCGACAAGGATCAGCTGGAGCAGGAGTTGCCCCTGCTGCGCGCGGCCATCGCCCTTTGCGAGCAGGAGCGGGATTATGTCAGTCGCGACATTCTGGAGGACATTCTCGAGGATGAGGAGGAGCACCTGGATTGGCTGGAATCCCAGTTTGATCTCATCCGCATGACAGGCCTGCAGAACTATCTGCAAAGCCAGATGGATGACTAA
- the nqrM gene encoding (Na+)-NQR maturation NqrM, which translates to MSTFIAAFAVLMLFFLLMSVGYLIRKKVVQGSCGGLGALGIEKACDCDEPCDRRKAREAAKAEREEKLNKHRII; encoded by the coding sequence ATGAGCACCTTTATTGCGGCATTTGCCGTGTTGATGCTGTTTTTCCTGTTGATGTCCGTGGGATATCTGATCCGGAAAAAAGTAGTGCAGGGAAGTTGCGGCGGACTGGGCGCCCTCGGGATTGAAAAAGCCTGTGATTGTGATGAGCCCTGCGACAGACGCAAGGCCCGTGAGGCCGCCAAGGCCGAACGCGAAGAAAAGCTGAACAAGCACAGGATCATCTGA
- a CDS encoding FAD:protein FMN transferase, with protein MKKTLLNWLALVGLAFFISACAKEPELISLAGNTMGTTYHIKLVPNAKVPKADKLQAEIDTALELVNDQMSTYRPKSELSQFNQLPLEQSIEVSDDTIKVVREGMRLYQVTGGALDITLGPLVNLWGFGPDKRPTHVPTPAEIEAAKARTGIDQLSIEGNRLSKHNAMLYVDLSSIAKGFGVDKIAHVLDGYGVSGYLVEIGGELSVKGTKADGSAWRVAVEKPTSEGRAISQVIAPGTMAMATSGDYRNYYEEEGQRFTHLIDPRSGYPIKHKLASVTVMHKDCMTADGFATAMMVLGTEASLELAKREQLAIMLIEKQGEGFKVFYSDAFKPYLIGEQE; from the coding sequence ATGAAAAAGACCTTATTAAACTGGCTGGCCCTCGTCGGGCTGGCCTTTTTTATTTCAGCTTGTGCCAAAGAGCCCGAGCTGATTTCACTCGCCGGCAACACAATGGGAACCACCTACCATATTAAGCTGGTGCCCAATGCCAAGGTGCCGAAGGCCGACAAGCTGCAGGCCGAGATCGATACCGCGCTGGAGTTGGTCAACGATCAGATGTCCACCTACAGGCCTAAGTCCGAACTCAGTCAATTCAACCAGTTGCCGCTGGAGCAGAGCATAGAGGTGTCAGACGACACCATCAAGGTGGTGCGCGAAGGCATGCGCCTGTATCAGGTAACGGGCGGCGCCCTGGATATCACCCTGGGGCCACTGGTGAACCTGTGGGGCTTTGGTCCCGACAAGCGCCCGACCCATGTGCCGACTCCGGCCGAAATTGAGGCCGCCAAGGCCCGCACTGGCATAGATCAGCTGTCCATTGAAGGCAACAGGCTGTCCAAGCACAATGCCATGCTCTATGTGGACCTGTCTTCCATCGCTAAGGGCTTTGGGGTCGACAAGATTGCCCATGTGCTCGACGGTTACGGAGTCAGTGGCTATCTGGTGGAAATAGGCGGAGAATTATCGGTAAAGGGCACCAAGGCCGACGGCAGTGCCTGGCGGGTGGCGGTAGAAAAGCCCACCAGCGAGGGCAGGGCCATATCCCAGGTGATAGCGCCCGGTACCATGGCCATGGCCACCTCCGGTGACTATCGCAATTACTATGAGGAAGAAGGCCAGCGCTTTACGCACCTTATCGATCCCCGCAGCGGTTATCCCATCAAGCACAAGTTGGCGTCGGTAACCGTGATGCACAAAGACTGCATGACCGCCGATGGTTTCGCCACGGCCATGATGGTTCTTGGTACTGAAGCGTCACTTGAGCTTGCCAAACGCGAGCAGCTGGCGATAATGCTGATTGAAAAGCAGGGTGAGGGTTTCAAGGTCTTCTACAGTGATGCCTTCAAACCCTATCTGATAGGCGAGCAGGAGTAG
- the nqrF gene encoding NADH:ubiquinone reductase (Na(+)-transporting) subunit F, which translates to MDSNIIFLGVGMFTAIVTVLVLVILFAKSKLVSSGDITIGINHDPEKAITTGAGGKLLGVLADNGIFVSSACGGGGSCGQCRVVVKSGGGDILPTELDHISKGDARKGCRLSCQVNVKSDMEIELDEEIFGIKKWECEVISNDNKATFIKELKLAIPDGESVPFRAGGYIQIEAPAHHVKYADFDVPEKYRGDWEHFGFFKLESKVDEPVIRAYSMANYPEEFGIIMLNVRIATPPPRNLSLPCGKMSSYIWSLKAGDKVTISGPFGEFFAKDTDAEMVFIGGGAGMAPMRSHIFDQLKRLKSKRKMSFWYGARSKREMFYVEDFDGLAAENDNFVWHVALSDPQPEDNWTGYTGFIHNVLYENYLRDHEAPEDCEFYMCGPPMMNAAVIAMLKDLGVEDENILLDDFGG; encoded by the coding sequence ATGGATAGTAATATTATTTTTCTGGGCGTCGGGATGTTCACCGCGATCGTTACGGTCCTGGTGCTGGTGATCCTGTTCGCCAAGTCCAAGCTGGTTTCCAGTGGCGACATCACAATCGGTATCAACCATGATCCCGAGAAGGCCATCACTACCGGTGCCGGCGGCAAGCTGCTGGGCGTACTGGCAGATAACGGTATCTTCGTATCTTCTGCCTGTGGTGGCGGTGGCTCCTGTGGCCAGTGCCGCGTGGTGGTTAAGTCCGGTGGCGGCGACATTCTGCCAACCGAACTCGACCATATCAGCAAGGGTGATGCCCGTAAGGGTTGTCGTCTGTCCTGTCAGGTAAACGTAAAATCTGACATGGAGATCGAGCTGGACGAAGAGATCTTCGGTATCAAGAAGTGGGAATGCGAAGTTATCTCCAACGATAACAAGGCAACCTTCATCAAGGAACTCAAGCTGGCCATCCCTGATGGTGAGTCTGTGCCTTTCCGTGCCGGTGGTTATATCCAGATTGAAGCCCCTGCTCACCACGTCAAGTACGCCGATTTCGACGTACCTGAGAAATACCGTGGCGACTGGGAACACTTTGGTTTCTTCAAGCTGGAGTCCAAGGTTGATGAGCCGGTGATCCGTGCTTACTCCATGGCCAACTACCCTGAAGAATTCGGCATCATCATGCTGAACGTGCGTATTGCCACGCCACCACCACGTAACCTGAGTCTGCCTTGCGGTAAGATGTCGTCTTACATCTGGAGCCTGAAGGCCGGTGACAAGGTGACCATCTCCGGTCCATTCGGTGAGTTCTTTGCCAAGGATACCGATGCAGAAATGGTATTCATCGGTGGTGGTGCCGGTATGGCCCCAATGCGTTCGCACATCTTCGACCAACTCAAGCGTCTGAAGAGCAAGCGCAAGATGAGCTTCTGGTACGGTGCCCGCTCCAAGCGCGAAATGTTCTACGTGGAAGATTTCGACGGTCTGGCGGCCGAGAACGACAACTTCGTATGGCATGTGGCCCTGTCCGATCCTCAACCCGAGGATAACTGGACCGGTTACACCGGCTTCATCCACAACGTATTGTACGAGAACTACCTGCGTGACCACGAAGCCCCGGAAGATTGTGAGTTCTACATGTGTGGTCCTCCAATGATGAACGCGGCCGTGATCGCCATGCTCAAAGATCTCGGTGTCGAAGATGAAAACATCCTGCTGGATGACTTCGGCGGTTAA
- the nqrE gene encoding NADH:ubiquinone reductase (Na(+)-transporting) subunit E, with product MEHYISLLIRSVFIENMALAFFLGMCTFLAVSKKVTTAMGLGIAVIVVLAISVPANQIIYQGLLAPGALAWAGLPEADLSFLKFITFIGVIAALVQILEMALDKYFPPLYNALGIFLPLITVNCAIFGAVSFMVERDYKLGESVVFGIGSGIGWALAIVLMAAVREKLKYADVPDGLRGLGITFITAGLMALGFMSFSGVSL from the coding sequence ATGGAACACTACATCAGTCTGTTAATTCGTTCTGTTTTCATTGAAAACATGGCGCTGGCCTTCTTCCTCGGTATGTGTACCTTCCTGGCGGTATCCAAAAAGGTGACCACAGCCATGGGTCTGGGTATTGCGGTTATCGTGGTACTGGCCATTTCGGTTCCCGCCAACCAAATCATTTACCAGGGCCTGCTGGCTCCCGGCGCACTGGCCTGGGCTGGTTTGCCTGAAGCGGATCTGAGCTTCCTGAAGTTCATCACCTTCATCGGTGTGATCGCAGCCTTGGTACAGATCCTGGAAATGGCGCTGGATAAATACTTCCCGCCACTGTACAACGCCCTGGGTATCTTCCTGCCGCTGATCACTGTGAACTGTGCCATTTTCGGTGCCGTATCCTTCATGGTTGAGCGTGACTATAAGCTGGGCGAGAGCGTGGTATTCGGTATCGGTTCCGGTATCGGTTGGGCCCTGGCTATCGTGCTGATGGCCGCCGTTCGCGAAAAGCTGAAGTATGCCGATGTTCCCGATGGTCTGCGTGGTCTGGGTATTACCTTTATCACTGCCGGTCTGATGGCGCTGGGCTTTATGTCGTTCTCTGGTGTGTCCCTCTAA
- a CDS encoding NADH:ubiquinone reductase (Na(+)-transporting) subunit D, with translation MADSKELKQVLTGPILNNNPIALQVLGVCSALAVTSKLETALVMTLALTAVTAFSNLFISMIRNHIPSSVRIIVQMTIIASLVIVVDQVLQAYAYAISKQLSVFVGLIITNCIVMGRAEAYAMKTPPMMSFMDGIGNGLGYGAILMSVGVIRELFGNGSLFGVEILSKVSDGGWYQPNGLLLLPPSAFFLIGALIWVIRTYKPDQVEAKG, from the coding sequence ATGGCCGATTCCAAAGAACTGAAACAGGTTCTCACCGGACCTATTCTGAACAACAACCCCATTGCACTGCAGGTGCTGGGTGTATGTAGTGCCCTGGCGGTAACCAGTAAGCTGGAAACTGCCCTGGTGATGACACTGGCGCTGACCGCGGTAACTGCGTTCTCTAACCTGTTCATCTCCATGATCCGTAACCACATTCCTAGCAGTGTGCGCATCATTGTACAGATGACCATCATTGCCTCTCTGGTAATTGTGGTGGATCAGGTGCTGCAGGCCTATGCCTATGCCATCTCCAAGCAGCTGTCGGTGTTCGTGGGTCTTATCATCACCAACTGTATCGTGATGGGCCGCGCCGAAGCCTACGCCATGAAGACACCGCCAATGATGAGCTTCATGGACGGTATCGGTAACGGTCTGGGTTATGGTGCCATCCTGATGTCTGTTGGTGTTATCCGTGAACTCTTTGGTAACGGTTCGCTGTTTGGTGTGGAAATCCTCAGCAAGGTCTCAGATGGTGGCTGGTATCAGCCAAACGGTCTGTTGCTGTTGCCACCCAGTGCGTTCTTCCTGATCGGTGCGCTGATCTGGGTAATCCGCACTTACAAGCCTGACCAAGTTGAAGCAAAAGGATAA
- a CDS encoding Na(+)-translocating NADH-quinone reductase subunit C codes for MASHKDSFGRTLFIVVGLCLICAVFVSTAVVMLKPTQEENKQLDKQKYILEAASLVDAKAEKVSKAQIIDTYKKYVEARLIDIKTGEFIAGDAEAFDQKKAARDVKTSFVPENDIASVKRVADQAVVYLVHDDAGKLTSVILPVHGYGLWSTMYAFLAVEPDMNTVKGLVYYDQGETPGLGGEVQNPKWKHLWHGKKLYDEQGKVAISVTKNPAVAASIHGVDALSGATLTSKGVQHSLDFWLGKEGFATFIEKARNGGLS; via the coding sequence GTGGCTAGTCATAAAGATTCGTTCGGAAGAACGCTGTTTATCGTTGTTGGCCTCTGCCTGATCTGCGCGGTATTCGTATCCACTGCCGTGGTGATGCTCAAGCCAACCCAGGAAGAAAACAAACAGCTGGATAAGCAAAAGTACATTCTGGAAGCTGCCAGCCTGGTCGACGCCAAAGCCGAGAAAGTCAGCAAGGCACAGATCATCGACACCTATAAGAAGTATGTTGAAGCCCGTCTGATCGATATCAAGACTGGTGAATTCATCGCAGGTGATGCGGAAGCTTTCGATCAGAAGAAGGCTGCCCGTGATGTGAAGACCTCTTTCGTGCCCGAGAATGACATTGCTTCGGTCAAGCGCGTTGCCGATCAGGCCGTGGTGTACCTGGTACACGACGACGCCGGTAAGCTGACCAGCGTGATCCTGCCGGTTCACGGCTATGGTCTGTGGTCAACCATGTACGCCTTCCTGGCGGTTGAGCCTGACATGAACACTGTCAAGGGCCTGGTTTACTACGATCAGGGTGAAACTCCAGGTCTGGGTGGTGAAGTTCAGAACCCCAAGTGGAAGCATCTGTGGCATGGCAAGAAGCTGTATGATGAGCAAGGTAAAGTGGCCATTTCCGTGACCAAGAACCCTGCTGTTGCAGCCTCCATTCACGGTGTGGATGCCCTGTCAGGTGCGACCCTGACCAGTAAGGGTGTACAGCACTCACTTGATTTCTGGCTGGGTAAAGAAGGTTTTGCGACTTTCATTGAAAAAGCACGCAACGGAGGGCTGAGCTAA
- a CDS encoding NADH:ubiquinone reductase (Na(+)-transporting) subunit B, with protein sequence MSLKDFFERIEPQFEKGGKYEKWYALFEAAYTIFYTPGKVNKGRTHVRDNLDLKRMMITVWACAFPAMFVGMYNVGLQAQIALAAGFGTPDVWQVDLFGLFGTQLTAESGWAALMWYGACFFLPIYAVTFAIGGIWEVLFAAVRGHEVNEGFFVTSILFALTLPATIPLWMVALGITFGVVLAKEVFGGTGRNFLNPALAGRAFLFFAYPLNMSGDTTWVVADGYSGATALSQAAAGTLDYAFNQSWWDAFYGFIPGSVGEVSTLAILLGGLVIIYTRIASWRIVGGVMLGMIAVSMLLNLIGSDTNPMFAMPWYWHLVLGGFAFGMMFMATDPVSASFTNQAKWAYGALIGAMVVFIRVINPAFPEGMMLAILFANLFAPLFDHFVVQANIKRRIARG encoded by the coding sequence ATGAGCTTGAAAGATTTTTTTGAGCGTATTGAACCGCAATTTGAAAAAGGCGGTAAATACGAGAAGTGGTACGCGCTCTTTGAAGCCGCGTACACCATCTTTTATACGCCAGGCAAGGTGAACAAGGGCCGCACCCACGTTCGCGATAACCTCGATCTGAAGCGTATGATGATCACTGTGTGGGCCTGTGCCTTCCCGGCGATGTTTGTTGGTATGTACAACGTGGGTCTGCAGGCGCAAATCGCCCTGGCGGCCGGTTTCGGTACTCCGGATGTGTGGCAGGTGGACCTGTTTGGTCTGTTTGGCACTCAGCTGACCGCTGAATCCGGTTGGGCCGCACTCATGTGGTATGGTGCCTGTTTCTTCCTGCCTATTTATGCCGTGACTTTCGCCATCGGCGGTATCTGGGAAGTGCTGTTTGCTGCCGTACGTGGTCATGAAGTTAACGAAGGCTTCTTTGTTACCTCCATCCTCTTTGCCCTGACCTTGCCCGCGACTATCCCTCTGTGGATGGTGGCTCTGGGTATCACCTTCGGTGTGGTGCTGGCCAAAGAAGTGTTCGGTGGTACCGGACGTAACTTCCTTAACCCAGCCCTGGCCGGTCGTGCCTTCCTGTTCTTCGCCTATCCGCTGAACATGTCCGGTGACACTACCTGGGTTGTGGCCGATGGTTACTCAGGCGCGACTGCCCTGAGCCAAGCTGCTGCCGGCACCCTGGACTACGCCTTCAACCAGAGCTGGTGGGATGCCTTCTATGGCTTTATTCCCGGTTCTGTTGGTGAAGTGTCTACCCTGGCTATCCTGCTCGGTGGTCTGGTCATCATCTACACCCGCATCGCCTCCTGGCGCATCGTCGGTGGTGTGATGCTGGGTATGATTGCTGTGTCCATGCTGCTGAACCTTATCGGTTCCGATACCAACCCCATGTTTGCCATGCCTTGGTACTGGCATCTGGTGCTGGGTGGTTTCGCCTTCGGTATGATGTTTATGGCGACCGACCCTGTGTCTGCGTCATTCACCAACCAGGCCAAGTGGGCCTACGGTGCCCTGATCGGCGCCATGGTGGTGTTCATCCGTGTGATTAACCCTGCATTCCCAGAAGGTATGATGTTGGCGATTTTGTTTGCCAACCTGTTTGCACCACTGTTCGACCATTTCGTGGTTCAGGCGAATATCAAGCGGAGGATCGCCCGTGGCTAG